Below is a genomic region from Methanofollis sp..
GAAGGCAGAGGGCGAACCTTTTCTGAAGGTGATTTTGTCCTCTCCATCTCCATCATGGGGTGCTCGTTGAGAGTCAAAACCTCATGAAAACCCGGAGAACGGATCTTCTGGATCATTTTCATGGTAATTCCTTGGGTAAGGGTAATATCTAAAGCGATAACTGGAGAAATCCCATTCTTGTGTGCTGGCTCTGGGGGGCCGCCACCTCCCGCCCCTCTCATCCTTGGGATTGGGTAGGGATGGCAGATCTCTTCTGATTGCAGCGTTTACACTTTCCCGGTCCAATCCTGAGCGGGGGTCCCGGGGCGTAGTCCCCCGGTGAATGATATGGGATAGGCGGTGGACCCGCGTATTCCCTCAGGGGATCGAGGAATACATCGGTCTGGGCATGAAGGTATGCATAACGTCTTTTCACGCGGTCTGTCTGGGGCATGCTCTTGACTCATGATTGATTCTCCAGAGCCACACCCTCAGATCTTCTCCCTCCCGTCCCTCTCCCCCGGTTCGATATGGACGACCACCTCCTTCATGCCGGGCACGCCCTCCGTGATCGCGGCCTCGACCTCCTCCGCGATTCCGTGCGCCTCCTCGACGGTCATGCCGGGATCGACGGTGATATGGATGTCGGCCATCATTTCGCCGGGAGCGCCCCGGCACCTGAACTCGTGCGACCCCAGGACGCCACGGATGCGGGCGACGATCTCCCTGACATTTTCCTCGCACTGCACGGTGGCGGCGTCGGTGAGGACCATCCCGGCCTCCCGTATGATGGAAAGGCCCATCCTGCCGATGAGCGCCCCGATGGCAAGGGCGATGAGGGGGTCGGCCAGGGGGTACCCGAGGTATACGACAGCGAACCCGAGAAGAACCGAGAGGGAGACGAATACATCGCTCTTCGTGTGTTCGGAATCGGCGATGAGAAAACTGCTCCTGAGTTCCTCGCCCACCCGCCTCTCGTACAGGGCGACGAAGATGTTGATGACGGTGGTGGCGACCATCACCCCGACGGTCAGGGCGGTGATGTGGGGGACGGCGCCGGTGGTGAGGCGGACGACCCCCTCGCTGATCACCCAGTAGGCGGTCAGGAGGAGCATCCCGCC
It encodes:
- a CDS encoding cation diffusion facilitator family transporter, with product MEYDRVRRTLWVILILNVIVAVAKAVFGLMAGSMSMVADALHSSFDSASNIIGLAATGIAARPPDRDHPYGHAKFETFGTLLVGGMLLLTAYWVISEGVVRLTTGAVPHITALTVGVMVATTVINIFVALYERRVGEELRSSFLIADSEHTKSDVFVSLSVLLGFAVVYLGYPLADPLIALAIGALIGRMGLSIIREAGMVLTDAATVQCEENVREIVARIRGVLGSHEFRCRGAPGEMMADIHITVDPGMTVEEAHGIAEEVEAAITEGVPGMKEVVVHIEPGERDGREKI